The Cyprinus carpio isolate SPL01 chromosome A5, ASM1834038v1, whole genome shotgun sequence genome has a segment encoding these proteins:
- the LOC109082769 gene encoding metallo-beta-lactamase domain-containing protein 2-like, protein MSATDWYAHKSLENGVFWIQERFYESGNRANIWLIRGSHQDVVIDTGLGLRSLPEYINSKGLLGDDSKRKNPLLAIGTHVHFDHSGGLHQFQQVGVHKAEVDALANGDNFETVTWLSDREIVEDPAPGWRARQYRVKAVTPTHILQEGDVINLGDRQLTVLHMPGHSRGSICLHDKENKMLFSGDVVYDGSMIDWLPYSRISDYTRSCERLLEMVDKEEIDQVMPGHYNTFGSKRLHRLASNYIASAGACHRASTCVVKSIASLALRASNSRSAC, encoded by the exons CAGGGCGAATATCTGGCTCATACGCGGGTCCCATCAGGACGTGGTCATAGATACTGGACTGGGTTTACGGAGTCTGCCTGAATACATCAATAGTAAAGGGCTGCTAGGGGACGATTCGAAGCGCAAGAACCCTCTGTTAGCCATTGGCACGCATGTGCATTTTGATCATTCGGGTGGGCTGCATCAGTTTCAACAGGTGGGCGTCCACAAGGCGGAGGTGGATGCTCTGGCTAACGGTGACAACTTCGAGACCGTGACGTGGTTATCTGACCGTGAGATCGTGGAGGATCCGGCGCCTGGATGGCGAGCAAGACAGTACAGGGTGAAGGCGGTTACACCAACACATATATTACAAGAAG GCGATGTTATCAACCTTGGGGACCGGCAGCTTACTGTTCTCCACATGCCGGGCCATTCCAGAGGCAGCATTTGTCTCCATGACAAGGAGAACAAAATGCTGTTCAGTGGAGACGTGGTGTATGATGGTTCCATGATTGATTGGCTTCCCTACAGCCGGATCAGCGACTACACCCGTAGCTGCGAAAGGCTGCTTGAGATGGTCGATAAAGAAGAGATTGACCAGGTCATGCCTGGCCATTATAACACTTTCGGGAGCAAGCGGCTACACCGGTTAGCCTCCAACTACATCGCTAGTGCCGGTGCCTGCCACAGAGCCTCCACCTGTGTGGTGAAGTCCATTGCCAGCCTGGCGCTTCGAGCCTCTAACTCAAGAAGTGCCTGCTAA